From a region of the Desulfurellaceae bacterium genome:
- a CDS encoding ABC transporter ATP-binding protein, with the protein MDSRHTAHVEFERVCKSYDGRVQVVRDLDLTVHEGEFLTLLGASGSGKTTCLMMLAGFETPTSGTIRIHGRSVHDLSPRKRGIGVVFQNYALFPHMTVGGNLAFPLEVRGLDAEQRRERMRRALQLVRLEGLEDRRPSELSGGQQQRVAIARALVFEPGLVLMDEPLGALDRRLREEMQYEIRRIQRSLGVTVVYVTHDQQEAMVLSDRVAVFRHGRIEQVALPETLYEEPERPFVASFIGENNLLHGRVLAVEHDISQVETGDQVVTAFQVTTCKPGDAVTLAIRPERVCLAPEPGLYTNRFEARVEDITFLGDHLRLRVAVCGRTDFIVKIPNTVGHGAVLEGDRVHIGWTPTDCRALEPDTQETTP; encoded by the coding sequence ATGGATTCACGCCACACCGCCCATGTCGAATTCGAGCGCGTCTGCAAGAGCTACGACGGACGGGTTCAAGTCGTGCGCGACCTCGACCTGACGGTCCACGAGGGGGAGTTTCTGACCCTGCTGGGCGCCTCGGGCTCGGGCAAAACTACCTGCCTGATGATGCTGGCCGGCTTTGAGACGCCGACCTCGGGCACGATTCGTATCCACGGTCGCTCGGTCCACGATCTGTCGCCGCGCAAGCGGGGCATCGGCGTGGTGTTTCAGAACTACGCGCTGTTTCCGCATATGACTGTCGGCGGCAATCTGGCCTTCCCCCTGGAAGTGCGCGGGCTTGACGCCGAGCAGCGCCGCGAGCGGATGCGGCGCGCCCTGCAACTCGTACGCCTCGAAGGGCTCGAAGACCGGCGTCCGTCAGAACTCTCGGGTGGCCAGCAGCAGCGCGTGGCCATTGCCCGAGCGCTGGTGTTTGAACCCGGCCTGGTGTTGATGGACGAACCGCTGGGCGCCCTTGATCGCCGCCTGCGCGAGGAAATGCAGTATGAGATCCGGCGTATCCAGCGCAGCCTGGGAGTCACGGTCGTGTACGTCACCCACGACCAGCAGGAGGCCATGGTGCTGTCCGACCGGGTCGCCGTCTTTCGCCACGGCCGCATCGAACAGGTCGCCCTGCCCGAAACTCTGTACGAAGAGCCCGAGCGCCCGTTTGTTGCCAGCTTCATCGGCGAAAACAACCTGTTGCATGGCCGGGTCCTGGCTGTCGAACACGATATCTCACAGGTAGAGACCGGCGATCAGGTCGTCACCGCCTTCCAGGTCACGACGTGCAAACCCGGCGACGCGGTCACCCTGGCCATCCGCCCGGAGCGGGTGTGCCTGGCACCCGAGCCGGGACTGTACACCAACCGGTTTGAGGCCAGGGTCGAAGACATCACCTTTCTGGGCGATCACCTGCGCCTGCGGGTGGCGGTGTGCGGGCGCACCGACTTCATCGTCAAGATTCCGAATACCGTCGGCCACGGCGCCGTGCTGGAGGGCGACCGGGTCCATATCGGCTGGACGCCGACCGACTGTCGGGCCCTGGAGCCGGACACGCAGGAGACCACACCATGA
- a CDS encoding extracellular solute-binding protein produces the protein MTLFPARIRPAVYAAALVALAGLGWSRPAVGNESLTVVSWGGSYARACQKAQHEPFTAETGIEIRLESYNGGLAQIRAQVETGAVHWDLVDLEMADAARGCDEGLLEPLAGFEPPPAPDGTPAAQDFFPDMLTECGAGLLFYSTVYAYNAERLSGPAPTTIRDFFDLEQFPGRRGMRR, from the coding sequence ATGACCCTCTTCCCAGCTCGTATCCGCCCTGCGGTCTACGCCGCAGCCCTCGTTGCGCTGGCCGGGCTCGGCTGGAGCCGGCCGGCCGTCGGCAACGAATCGCTGACCGTGGTCTCGTGGGGCGGCTCCTACGCCCGGGCGTGCCAGAAGGCCCAGCACGAGCCGTTCACCGCCGAGACGGGCATCGAGATCCGCCTCGAGTCCTACAACGGCGGCCTGGCCCAGATTCGGGCGCAGGTCGAGACCGGGGCGGTACACTGGGACCTGGTTGACCTGGAGATGGCCGACGCGGCACGGGGCTGTGACGAGGGCCTGCTCGAACCGCTGGCCGGCTTTGAGCCGCCGCCGGCACCGGACGGCACGCCTGCGGCCCAGGATTTCTTCCCTGATATGCTGACCGAATGCGGCGCCGGCCTGCTGTTCTACTCCACGGTGTATGCCTATAACGCCGAGCGTCTGAGCGGTCCCGCGCCGACAACGATCCGC